GGAGAAGTTTTAAAGATCAAGGAAAATGAATTTGTATTGGCTTCAAAATCGCTTGGTGGAAATTTCTTGTGGATAACTTTAAAGCACTTGATTCCAAATACGTTAAGTGTAATAATAATAAGACTTACAACAGATATACCAAATATTATCTTTACAGAAGCATTTTTAAGTTTCATCGGGCTTGGAGTACCGATTCCACAGGCTTCATTAGGAAATTTGGTATTTGATGGTTTCGTAAATATGACTTCATATCCATATTTATTTGTTATTCCGTCAGTTGTAATTTCATTAATTACATTGGCATTTAACATCGTTGGAGATGCTTTAAATGATGCATTGAATCCAAAACTAAGAGATTAAAAATTTTATAAAATTTATTATTCTATAATTTAATATTATTTTTCTTAATTGTATTTATTTTAGTTTACTTAAGCAAGGGTATCAAACGCCATACCCTTGCATCCCCGCTTTACGCAAAACTTTCTTATAAAGAAAAAATAAAACTCGATTTTGAATATAAGTTATTTTAATACGAATAATCGTATATAATTCAAAATATATTTCAAAATCTCAAACAGTTATTTTTTCTTTAACGAAATTTTGCTTTAATAATTAAATAAAAAAGTTAAATGAATTAAAAATAAATAGAGTTAATAAAGAAAAAGTATTTAGTTATAAAAGTTATGTAAAAACAATCCATATTAATACAGAGAGGATTAGAGAATGGGAAAAAAATTATTAGAAGTGAAGGACTTGAGTGTTTCTTTTAATACGTATGCTGGGGAAGTGCAGGCTCTTAGAGGAATCAGCTTTTCTGTGGATCGTGGAGAAACACTTGCAATCGTTGGGGAGTCTGGTTCAGGGAAATCAGTTACTGTGCAGACGATTATGAGATTGATACCGATGCCTCCAGGAGAAATTAAAAATGGAGAAATTCTTTTTGATGGGGAAGATTTGGTAAAAGCTCCTCTTGAGAGAATGCGTGAACTTCGTGGAAGAAAAATTGGAATGATATTTCAAGATCCTATGACATCGCTTAATCCGACTATTAAAGTTGGAAAGCAAATTATGGAAGGGATTTTGATTCATAAAAAAGTAACAAGGGAAGAGGCAAAGCAAAAAGCAGTTGAAATGCTTAGAAAAGTTGGAATTCCTAAACCTGAAGAAAGATTTCATCAGTATCCGCATGAATTTTCTGGAGGAATGCGGCAAAGGGCTGTTATTGCGATTGCTCTTTCGTGTGAGCCAGACCTGCTAATTTGTGATGAGCCGACAACAGCTTTGGATGTTACGATTCAGGCACAGATTCTAGATTTGATAAATGAATTGAAGAAAGAACTGAATATTGCAGTAATACTTATAACGCATGATCTGGGTGTAGTTGCTGAAACTGCCGATAGAGTAGTTGTTATGTATGCTGGAGAAAAATTGGAGGAAGCTCCTGTAAGGGAACTGTTTAAAAATCCAAAACATCCATATACTTGGGGACTTTTAAAATCACTGCCAAGACTGGATATGAAAATTGGAGAAAAATTGGCTTCAATTCCGGGGACACCTCCAGATTTGCTTAATCCACCTGTGGGAGATCCATTTGCGGCACGTTCTGAATATGCGATGAAAATTGACTATGAAAGAAAACCTCCGTTAATTGATTTGGGAAATGGGCACTTTGTAAAATCGTGGCTATATGTAAAGGGTGCTCCAAAAATAAAATCTCCTTTTGAATCGGAAGAAGAAAACAAAGGAACGGAGGGGAAATAATGTCATCGAATGAAAATAAAAAAGAAAAATTAATAGAAATGAAAAACTTGAAAAAATATTTTCCAATGAAAAAAAGACAAGTTCTAAAGGCTGTGGAAAATGTCACAATGGATATTTACAAAGGTGAAATTTTAAGTCTTGTGGGAGAGTCAGGGTCTGGAAAGACAACGCTTGGAAGAACTGTCAGCAGACTTTATGCAAAGACAAATGGAGATATTTTGTTTAATGGAAAGCCAGTGGAAGAATATGGAAGAAAAGAATTTACAAAAAAAGTTCAGATGATATTTCAAGATCCGCAGGCTTCGCTTAATCCAAGAATGACAGTTGGAGATATTATTGCCGAAGGAATTGATCTTCATAAGCTGGCAAGTTCAAAGCAGGAAAGAATGGAAAAAGTCTATAAATTGTTGGAAATTGTTGGATTAAACAGGGAACATGCAAGCCGTTTTCCACATGAATTTTCAGGTGGGCAAAGACAGAGAATTGGGATTGCAAGAGCGCTTGCGGTTGATCCTGAAGTGCTTGTGTGTGATGAGCCGATTTCAGCTCTAGATGTGTCGATTCAGGCTCAAGTTGTAAATTTATTAAAGGATTTGCAAAGGGAAAGAAACTTGACATTGTTATTTATTGCCCATGACTTGTCGATGGTAAAATATATTTCAGACAGAGTGGCAGTTATGTATCGTGGAAAAGTGGTTGAACTGGGAACTCCTGAAGCTGTTTACGGCGATCCTGTTCACAGCTACACAAAATCACTTATTTCAGCTGTGCCAATAGCAGATCCTGATTATAAAAAGACAAAGAAAATTGATATGGATGAATCATATTTGAGAAGTCCGATGGGAGATGTGTCTGAAATAGAGGTTATTCCTGAAACGCCTGAATTAACAGAATATAGACCTGGGCATTTTGTAGAAACTTCTTTTTTAAAGGAAAAGGGGCTAATTTAGTAAAATT
The DNA window shown above is from Leptotrichia wadei and carries:
- a CDS encoding ABC transporter ATP-binding protein codes for the protein MGKKLLEVKDLSVSFNTYAGEVQALRGISFSVDRGETLAIVGESGSGKSVTVQTIMRLIPMPPGEIKNGEILFDGEDLVKAPLERMRELRGRKIGMIFQDPMTSLNPTIKVGKQIMEGILIHKKVTREEAKQKAVEMLRKVGIPKPEERFHQYPHEFSGGMRQRAVIAIALSCEPDLLICDEPTTALDVTIQAQILDLINELKKELNIAVILITHDLGVVAETADRVVVMYAGEKLEEAPVRELFKNPKHPYTWGLLKSLPRLDMKIGEKLASIPGTPPDLLNPPVGDPFAARSEYAMKIDYERKPPLIDLGNGHFVKSWLYVKGAPKIKSPFESEEENKGTEGK
- a CDS encoding ABC transporter ATP-binding protein, whose amino-acid sequence is MSSNENKKEKLIEMKNLKKYFPMKKRQVLKAVENVTMDIYKGEILSLVGESGSGKTTLGRTVSRLYAKTNGDILFNGKPVEEYGRKEFTKKVQMIFQDPQASLNPRMTVGDIIAEGIDLHKLASSKQERMEKVYKLLEIVGLNREHASRFPHEFSGGQRQRIGIARALAVDPEVLVCDEPISALDVSIQAQVVNLLKDLQRERNLTLLFIAHDLSMVKYISDRVAVMYRGKVVELGTPEAVYGDPVHSYTKSLISAVPIADPDYKKTKKIDMDESYLRSPMGDVSEIEVIPETPELTEYRPGHFVETSFLKEKGLI